The sequence TTAACGAGCACTGGTTCTTGTCCCTGCGACAGGCTAAAAGCTTGATCGAAAACTGGCGAGTCGAGTACAACACCGATCGGCCTCACAGCGCGCTCGGATATTTAACGCCGGCGCAATTCGTGCAGGCTCATCAGAAAGAAGGTCTTTTACCCCTGGGCTCTATGTCGGTGCCGTACTAAATCTGGGGGCAGGTCAGTCCCAATGCATTCACGGCCCCGATCTGACAGCAGACTGCAGGCAAAAAAAATGGTTCATCGAGGAATACCGGGGAATGCAGACCGGATCTTGAGGAAGAAGTACTCCTGATCGCGGTAGCCGTAGGCGCGGCGCTTGATGACTTTGATGGTGTTGTTGATGCCCTCGACGATGCTGGTGTTGAGCCGGTGGCGACAGCGAGACAGAATCCCGTGCAGATAGGCTTTTAGCTTGAGCGCGAAGTGAGCCAAGGCGGCGATGCCGCTGCCCTGAGCCTGTTGCAGCCAGTGATCCCATGCCTGGCGGGCGTAGCCGGGGTGTTGGTAGAACCACAGCTGTTTGAGCTCATCGCGCATCAGATAAGCGGTGAGCAAGGGCTGGTTGGCCTGGAGCAACTCGTCCAACTTTACCGATTGGCACGGATCGAGGTTTTTGCGATTGCGCAGCAGTAGCCAGCGACTGGACTTGATCACCCGGCGGGCCGGCTTGTCGTGCCGCAACTGGTTCGCTTGGTCTACACGCACCCGGTCTATCACTTCACGGCCGTACTTGGCCACGACGTGGAACAGGTCGTAGACGATCTCGGCGTTGGGGCAGTTGGCCTGGATCTCCAGCTCATAGGCCGTCGTCATGTCGATCGCTACGGCCCGGATCTGCTGGGCAACCCCAGTTGGCAGTTGTTCGAAGAAGGCTCTGGCCGTCTCGCGCGAGCGGCCATCACCGATCCATAGCACCTGACGGCGGATCGGATCGACAACGACCGTGGCATAACGATGGCCCTTGTGTAGAGCGAACTCGTCCATCGCTAGGTAGTGGATCTGGCTCCAGTCCGGCTCTTGGATCGCCCGTCGCAGCAGGGCCTTGTCCAGCGCCTTGACCGTGTGCCAACCCAGTTGGAAGAAGCGCGCCACGGCCAGAATGTTGCTGGACTCAAGCAACTGGCTGACCGCCTCGGCCAGCCGGTCGGTCACTCGCTGGTAACGGCCCAGCCAGCTCAGCCTCTCCAGATGCGGTCCACCGCACTGCTCGCACCAGACCCGCCGACGCGGCACTACCAGCGTCACTCGCAGCGCCATTAGCGGCAGATCCCGCACCCGGCGCGTGGTCGTCTCATGCACCTGCCGACATCGGTTGCCGCAGTGCTCGCAGTGCATCGTTCGCGCTGAAGGCTTCAGGTAAATCGTGACCGTCCGGCTCTCACCTTCAGGCCACACGACCCGCTCCACCCGATAACCTTCCCACCCACCCAACCTCTCGATCGTCTTGCGGTCCAGCATGATCCCGGCCTTGATCCTTGAAAATCAAGGATCAAGCGTAACGGCAATCAAGCACGGCTCCACGCTATTCCGCGATGAACCAAAAAAATCCCAACCGGCAAAGGTTGGGATTTCTGAATTTGGTGGAGCCGGGGGAATTGAACCCCCGTCCGCAAGCCCTCCACAGTCAGTTCTACATGCTTAGTCGATCTATTTGGATTTAACCCCGGACTTAGCCGATCAACGGGCCGGACCGAGGCGATTCACGTAATTTAAATCTGAGCCGTGTGACCCCAGCGCAGACCGATTCCTTGTGAATAACGTTGCTGTGGTTCGAGGGTTGCCCCCCTAGGAAGTTGCCTTCCTCCACCTGACCCAAGGACAGATCAGTGCAACGGCTCACCGCTTAAGCGGCGAGAGCGAAACGCTCGTCGTTGGCGTTTGTTTTGTTTCCAGTGGATTTACGAGCTTACTGGTGCTCGGCATGCCCTGAGCTGCTTCATGACCCACGTCGAATCCGGATCGGCCCCTAGGGAACTTCCTATTGTACGTTAAATGGGTGTCGGGCGCTGGATGGCAAGCGCACGTTCAGTTGGTCTGGATATGGGCGCTGTCAATGATTTGGGTCCAGCGCCGGGTTTCACCTGCCGAGAGCTTGGCCAGATCGTCGGCGGTACCGGGATAGGGCAAGGCGCCTTGATCGGCAAGAAGGGAGACGGTGGCCGGCTCGCGGGCGATGGCGAGGATGGTTTCCTGAAGTTTCTGGATGATCGGCGCGCTGGTGCCGGCCGGGGCCATGACGCCATACCAGGACTCTACGACGGCGTCGGCCACGCCGCTTTCGGTCAGGGTAGGTACATCCGGGATGGTGGAGCTGCGTTGCGCACTGGCCACTGCGAGAACACGAATTTTGCCTGGTTTGATATAGGCCAGGACGTTGGGCAGGTTGGCAAACAGGATCTGCACTTGGCCGGAAAGCAGGTCCGCGGTGGCGGGGCCGGCGCCACGATAGGGAACGTGGGCGAACTGGGTGCCGGTACGCGCCATGAAGAGTTCACCGGTCATGTGGTTGACGGATCCGATGCCAGCGGAGGCCATGTTGAGCTTTCCGGGGTTGGCGCGCGCGTATTGGAGAAGCTCTGCCACGCTTTTGGCCGGCGTATCGGCGGAGACCGCCAGTACGTTGGGTACAGTGGCAAATAAGGCGATGGGAGAAAAATCGTTTTGAGCGTCGTAGTGCAGCTCCCGGGCCAGCAGTGGCTGGATGGACTGCTGGCCCATCGTGGCCAGTAGCAGGGTGTAGCCATCTGCCGGCGATTTGGCGACAAAGCCCGCCCCGATGCTGCCGCCACCACCAGGCTTGTTCTCGACGATGACGGTCTGCCCCAGGACTTCGCTCATCCGGGTGGCGAGCAGCCGGCCCATGAGGTTGACGGTTCCGCCTGGCGCAAAAGGCACGACCAGGGTGATGGGCTTATTGGGATAAGACTGGGCGCGTGCCTGGGGGCTGGCCCGAAGCCGAGGCCAAGAGCAATGCAGGCTGCCGTGGCGATTTTGAACATGGTTTTCCCCTTGTGTATGAATGGTATGGGAGGATCAGTGCGTCTGGGCGAGTAGTTCGTCCATGCCTTGGCGCAGTTGCTTCTGTGCGCGGGCGACGCGTTGCACGGTGTGCTCCAGGCTCAGGCGCCGCGTCTGCAGGGCCTGATCTTGTTCTGCGAGTCTGGCCGCAACGAGTTCGGAAGCCGGGCCACCGCCGGAGCGCCGCGCGTTGACGTTGCGCACCGGGTCCAGGCAGCCGCGCAGTTGTGCTTCGGGCAGCATGATGGAGCGGCCCAGTTGCTCAAGGGCGGCGTCATGGATCATGGCGGAACTGATCTGATGGGCGGCCAGGCCCTGTTCCAGGGCCTGGCGCACGACGGCGCCGATGATGTGATGGGCGTCCCGGAAAGAGATATCGGCGTCTCGCACCAGCAGGTCGGCCAGATCGGTGACGGTAGAGAAGTCTTCGGCGGCATGCGCGGCCATGTGTGCGGTCTTGGGCTGCGCTTCGCGCACGACCAGCTCCATCAGCGCGAGGCAGCGTAAGGCTTCTTCGCAGGCTTCCCAGCAGGTCCGCGTGCTCTCCCGGCTGCTATCGCCGGAGTGCGTGAAGTGCGTGGACTTGACCGTGGACAGCGCCGCGCCGGTCAGGCCGATGAGGTGACCGGTTTTACCCCGCAGATACTCGAGTACGGCCGGGTTTTTCTTCTGCGGCATGATGCTCGATGTACTGGCGACCCGGTCGGGGAAGGTGAGCAGGCCGAACTCCGGCGTGGACCAGATGTAGAAGTCCTGAACCAGTCGGCTGCAGGTCACCATCATGATGGATAGCGCGGCGCTCAGTTCAAGCGCAAAGTCGCGCGAAGCCACGCCGTCGAGCGCATTGGCCAGCGGTTGGCTGAAGCCCAGCCACGCGCTGGTTTGGCTACGGTCGATGGCAAAAGAGGTGCCTGCCAGGGCGCAACTGCCTAAAGGGGAGCCATCAGCGCTGTCCATCGCATGCAGCAGACGGTCGAGATCCCGCATCCAGGCGTCGGCGAGCGCCGATAGGTAATAGCCGAAGGTGATGGGTTGGGCGGCCTGCATATGCGTGTAGCCCGGCATGACGCTGCCAGTGTGCGCCGTTGCCTGAGCCAGGGCTGCGGCGATCAGTTTGGACAGCGCCTGGCCCAGGTGCAGGATGTAGTCGCGGGCTTTGATGCGATCGATCGTCGCACCCATGTCGTTGCGGCTGCGCGCCGTATGAAGCCGGCCTCCCAAGTCGGGGCCGACCAGCTTGATCAGGTGAGCTTCGTAGTTGAAATAGGCCTCCTCGCGAGCAGCGTCCAGTTCGATGACATCCGGGCCCTGCGCTTGCATCTGCAGCAAGGCGCGCGCCAGAGGTTGGGCTTTGCCGGGCTCGAGGATGCCTTGCGCATGCAGCATCAGCAGGTGGGCCTGGTTGATCTGGTTCAGAAGCTCGAAATTGGCATGAAACTCCCGCGTCAGACGCGGCAGGAACACGTATTGAATGACCTCTGGAGCAAGGGCTTGCTTGAGGCGGCTGCTGACTTTGGATTCCATTTCTCTGTCTTCAGAAGCAAAACCCTAGTCTCCGTTTTGAGTGATTCATGCGTTAAATCAGATATTTACAGCTATCAATACATATTTGATATGCTTTGGCCCGTGTGCACAGGCACGGGAGGCAGGCATGAATTTCAAGCAAGTCGAGGCGTTTCGCGCGGTGATGATGACGCGCTCGATGACGGCCGCCGCAGGGCTGTTGCATACCTCGCAGCCCAACGTCAGCCGCTGGATTGCGTTGCTTGAACAGGCGCTGGGCTTTGGCCTGTTTCAACGGGTGGGGACACGGCTGATTCCCACGCCTGAAGCCGAGGCGTTTTATGGTGAAGTCGAGCGCGCCTTCATTGGTCTGGAGTCGCTCAATGAAAGCGCCAGCTCGATACGCCGCCGAGGCACAGGGCTGCTACGGGTGGGGGCCGTCGGCTCCATCACCCAATGTGTGCTGCCCGATGCGCTGCGGTTGTTTCGGCAAACGGTATCGGACATCCCGGTGGTCATGAGTACCGGCGGCTCGGATGTGGTTGCCAAATGGATGGCAACGGGGTTCTGCGATATCGGTTTTTGTTCTTTCCTGACCGACATCCCGACGCTGCGTTTCGAGCGTATCAATACCGCGTATGGGGTGGGCATCGTCGCACGCTCGCATCGGCTGGCACGCAAGCGGCGCCTGGTGCCGGCCGATTTCGCCAACGAAGATTTCATCTCACTGCCTGCAGGCAGCTATAACCGCGCGGCCATCGACAGGCACTTTCCGGATGACGCACGCTTGCTGTCCATCGAGACGCCGTATGCCACCACCATCTGCAGCATGGTGAGCCGGGGGCTGGGGGTGTCCATCGTCAATCCCGTGGTTTCGCGCGCCATGCGCATCGCGGACTTGCGTGAACTGCCGTTCTCCGAAGAGGTGGCTTTCCATAGTTTCGCCGTGACGTCGGAGCAATTTCCGGTCAACGGCCTGGCGCTCAAACTGAGAGACTGTGTGCACCAGGCCTTTACGTTGCTGAGTTATCAGGCCTGACTGACCGCCGCGTCACACGATGCGGTGGTAGTCTGCCGGCGTCTCGTGCATGCCATGAGCGCGATGGCGAGCGTCAGGGCAGCCAACAAGATGAGCGACGAAAACCAACCCAGCGCGTGCAATCCCCATTGGTCGATGACGTTGCCGCCCACGGCAGCGCCCAGGCCGATACCGATGTTGGCTCCGGAGATATTCAGCGACGCGGCAAAGGCGGGTGCCTGCGGGGCGGATTTCATCACTCTGACGTGACACACGATAAAGAGTGCGGCCTGTGCGATACCCCAGGCACCCAGGGTCAGCGCCAGCGGCAGCGGTGCGCGCATCGTCAGAGAGAGAATCGCCAGACTGATGGCCGTCAGCGCGGTAAAGAGCGCGGTGGCACCCAGCGGGGTTTTGTCCACCAGCCGTCCACCCAGTGTGTTGCCCAGAATACCAATTGCGCCGAACCCCATCATGCTCCAGCCGACCAGGCGTGCGTCCAAGCCGGCCAGACGTTCCAGCATATCGGCCAGATAGGTGTATGCCGTGAACATCCCGGTGAAGACCAGCAGCGACAGCACCACATGAGCAAGCACGATGGGGTCGCGCGCGATACGCAACTGGGCAGCCAGCCGCAGGCCGTCGCGTGGGCTGCGCAGGCGGGGAAAGCGCCAGGCCAGCAATAGCGCCTTGGCGAATGACAGCGCGGCCAACAGGCCGAAGGCGGCGCGCCAGCCCAAGGCATCCGAGATCAGCACGCCCAGGGGAATGCCGAAGACGGTGGCCGCCACGATGCCGAATGCCACCATGGAGATCGCCCGCCCCGCATGGGCGGGGCCGACCACTTCAACGGCCGTGGCGCTGGCCAGTGACCAAAAGACGGGTAGCGCCAATGCCGGGACGAAGCGCGCTACTGCCATGATCCAGATATTGGGCGCATAGGCGGCCAGTACATTGGACAGGCCGAACAACACCAGTATCCCGATGAACAGGCGCTTGCGCTCCAGGCGCGCGGCGAGCGCCGTGAGCAAGGGGCCCGTGCTCGCCACTGTAAACGCAAAAAGCGAGACCAGCAGGCCGGCCTGCGAGACGGTGACCTGCAATTCTCGCGCCATGGGCGGCAACAGGCCAATAATAAGAAATTCCGTGGTCAGGATGGTGAATCCTGCCGCAGACAGCAGCACGATGGGTAAAAGCATGGGGGTCTCGTGGCGGGCCGCCGCGCGGTCAGAGCTGCGCGAGGCCATGTGAACAGATCGGGTGGGTCAACCCGCCCGCGGGCCCAAGGGGGCCGCGGAGGACAGCCATTGTCCGACGCCGCTTCAACGCGATAAAGAGGGTTGCGCCGCCAGGACTGATTGGCCAGCCCGAACAATCGCCGCGCGCGAGCAGGCGGTTATGCGTTGGCGGGTCTGCGCCTCAGGCACAGATTCGCTGAATGGAGGTCAGGCCGGGTCACGCGGCAGCAGCGGACGTATGGCATCCCAGAGGGCAAACGGCGAGTCCACGCGTGCCTCAGCCTGCCACAGGGCGATGTCTTCGGCCGCATCGACGTAGCCATAGGCAGCGGCGATAGCGGGCATGCCGGCCGCGTGAGCCGACTGGATATCACGCAGGTCGTCGCCAACGTAAACGCAGCGATGGGTGGGGAAGCCCGCCTGCTCGGCGGCATGCAGCAGGGGCAGCGGATGAGGTTTGGCGTGGGCGGTGGTATCGCCGCAGACCAGCACTGCGCTGTCACGCATCAAGCCCAGATGCTCGACGATGGGCAAGGTGAGGTGGGTGACCTTGTTGGTGACGATGCCCCAGGCCAGTCCCTGTGCCCGGATGTGGCCCAACAGATCGGCAATACCCGGAAAGAGGCGGCTCTGCTCAGTGGACCCTTCGGTGTAGTCAGCGATGAATTGCAGGCGCGTGGCTTCATAGTCATCGTCGCCGGGCTTGAGGTCGAGCGCTACACGCAGCAGACCGCGTGCGCCTTGCGAGGCGACGGGCCGCAGTACGTCGTAGGGCAGGGGCTGCAGGCCGCGGCGGGTGCGCTGACGGTTGGCCGCAGCAGCAAGATCCGGGGCGGTGTCAGCCAGGGTGCCATCGAAATCAAACAGTATCAGCGCGCTCATTTGCGGGTTGCCATCAGATAGTTGACCGACGTGTCGGCCGACAGGGAGTAGATCTGGGTGATTGGGTTGTATTCCATGCCGCGCATGCCCGAAGGGGTCAGGCCCGCTTGGCGCGCGGAGGTAGCCAACTCGCTGGGCTTGATGAAGTGCTCGTAGCTGTGGGTGCCACGTGGCAACAGCCGTAGCAGGTACTCGGCGCCGACGATGGCAAACAAAAAGGATTTGGGATTGCGATTGAGTGTGGAGAAAAACACCCAGCCGCCGGGTTTGACCAGCGCCGCGCAGGCGCGCACGACCGAGGCGGGATCGGGCACGTGCTCGAGCATTTCCATGCAGGTGACCACGTCGTACTGGGCGGGCTGCTCGGTGGCGAGCTCTTCGACAGGCACCGCGCGGTATTGCACCTTTACACCCGACTCGAGTCCATGCAGGCGTGCGATCTTGAGGGATTTTTCCGCCAGATCGATGCCGGTGACGTCGGCCCCAGCCTGAGCCATGGCTTCGGAGAGGATGCCGCCGCCGCAGCCGACATCCAGCACCCGGCGGCCGCTCAGGCTGCCGGCCGTAGCCTGTATCCACTCCAGCCGCAGCGGGTTGATGGCGTGCAGTGGCTTGAACTCGCTTTCCGGATCCCACCAGCGGGCGGCCAGGGCACTGAATTTGTCCAGTTCAGCCTGGTCGACGTTGATGTTGGGTCGGGAAGAGTGGGCAGCTGTGGTCATGGGCGCGGATAAGGGGCGAAAAAAAGGGCCTCGCAATGCGAGGCCCTCATTGTAGCGGCTAGCGCTGCAATGATTACTTGCGACGGCTGCCGACGATCTCGATTTCCACGCGGCGATTGCGAGCGCGGCCTTCGGCGGTCTTGTTGGTCGCGATGGGCTGAGCTTCGCCCTTGCCTTCCGTGTAGATACGGTTCGGATCGATGCCCTTGCTGACCAGGTAAGCCTTGACCGAAGCAGCGCGGCGGTCGGAGAGCTTCAGGTTGTAGGCTTCGGTACCGATCGAGTCGGTGTGGCCGACGGCGATGATGGTTTCCAGGTCGATCGCCTTGGCTTGCTGGGCGACTTGGTCCAACAGTTGGCGGCCTTCCGGCTTGAGCACGGACTTGTCGAAGTCGAAGAACGTGTCAGCATTGAACACGACCTTAGCGGCCATCGGGGCGGGCTTTTCCTTCTGAGCGACCGGGACACCGTCGCAACCGGGGATGCCGGTAGCCGGGGTCCAGAACGCATCGCGCCAGCACAGTTCGTTCGTGCCGTTTTTCCAAACGTTGCCGAACGGATTGCGCCAGTTGTCAACCGTCTGAGCCGAGGCTACACCAGAGGCCGTGACAGCGGCGAAGGCAAGCGCCAGAGCGAATTTGGAGGGTTTGTTCATGTTTCTCCTCGTTGAGCTTGAAGCTGGATAAGTGACTCGCAGCGAACCCCCGCCGCATATCAGGAAAACGGGGCCAGTATAGCAACGCTCCGAACAGGTTCAAAGGGCCACCACTGGGTCTCCTGCGTGCTGGAAACAATCTTAAGGCATTTGGGGGCCTTTGGCTCCCTTTAAGCCGACCCACAGGCTCTGGATAGGAGCATTTGGGCACCCGATGCAGAATTCGTGTTGGTTTTTGACAACAGGATCTGGGTCCGGACGTGTGCCGCGGGCAAACTGGTCGGCAGGCGCGCTTGGCCTGTCCAAGCGCGGGTCAGTTGCAATCGAATGATAGAATTTTCTGTTTACCCGGCCGGG comes from Bordetella holmesii ATCC 51541 and encodes:
- a CDS encoding sugar (and other) transporter family protein; this encodes MLLPIVLLSAAGFTILTTEFLIIGLLPPMARELQVTVSQAGLLVSLFAFTVASTGPLLTALAARLERKRLFIGILVLFGLSNVLAAYAPNIWIMAVARFVPALALPVFWSLASATAVEVVGPAHAGRAISMVAFGIVAATVFGIPLGVLISDALGWRAAFGLLAALSFAKALLLAWRFPRLRSPRDGLRLAAQLRIARDPIVLAHVVLSLLVFTGMFTAYTYLADMLERLAGLDARLVGWSMMGFGAIGILGNTLGGRLVDKTPLGATALFTALTAISLAILSLTMRAPLPLALTLGAWGIAQAALFIVCHVRVMKSAPQAPAFAASLNISGANIGIGLGAAVGGNVIDQWGLHALGWFSSLILLAALTLAIALMACTRRRQTTTASCDAAVSQA
- a CDS encoding bacterial regulatory helix-turn-helix, lysR family protein; translated protein: MNFKQVEAFRAVMMTRSMTAAAGLLHTSQPNVSRWIALLEQALGFGLFQRVGTRLIPTPEAEAFYGEVERAFIGLESLNESASSIRRRGTGLLRVGAVGSITQCVLPDALRLFRQTVSDIPVVMSTGGSDVVAKWMATGFCDIGFCSFLTDIPTLRFERINTAYGVGIVARSHRLARKRRLVPADFANEDFISLPAGSYNRAAIDRHFPDDARLLSIETPYATTICSMVSRGLGVSIVNPVVSRAMRIADLRELPFSEEVAFHSFAVTSEQFPVNGLALKLRDCVHQAFTLLSYQA
- a CDS encoding tripartite tricarboxylate transporter receptor family protein, yielding MGRLLATRMSEVLGQTVIVENKPGGGGSIGAGFVAKSPADGYTLLLATMGQQSIQPLLARELHYDAQNDFSPIALFATVPNVLAVSADTPAKSVAELLQYARANPGKLNMASAGIGSVNHMTGELFMARTGTQFAHVPYRGAGPATADLLSGQVQILFANLPNVLAYIKPGKIRVLAVASAQRSSTIPDVPTLTESGVADAVVESWYGVMAPAGTSAPIIQKLQETILAIAREPATVSLLADQGALPYPGTADDLAKLSAGETRRWTQIIDSAHIQTN
- a CDS encoding transposase family protein; protein product: MLDRKTIERLGGWEGYRVERVVWPEGESRTVTIYLKPSARTMHCEHCGNRCRQVHETTTRRVRDLPLMALRVTLVVPRRRVWCEQCGGPHLERLSWLGRYQRVTDRLAEAVSQLLESSNILAVARFFQLGWHTVKALDKALLRRAIQEPDWSQIHYLAMDEFALHKGHRYATVVVDPIRRQVLWIGDGRSRETARAFFEQLPTGVAQQIRAVAIDMTTAYELEIQANCPNAEIVYDLFHVVAKYGREVIDRVRVDQANQLRHDKPARRVIKSSRWLLLRNRKNLDPCQSVKLDELLQANQPLLTAYLMRDELKQLWFYQHPGYARQAWDHWLQQAQGSGIAALAHFALKLKAYLHGILSRCRHRLNTSIVEGINNTIKVIKRRAYGYRDQEYFFLKIRSAFPGIPR
- a CDS encoding argininosuccinate lyase, whose translation is MESKVSSRLKQALAPEVIQYVFLPRLTREFHANFELLNQINQAHLLMLHAQGILEPGKAQPLARALLQMQAQGPDVIELDAAREEAYFNYEAHLIKLVGPDLGGRLHTARSRNDMGATIDRIKARDYILHLGQALSKLIAAALAQATAHTGSVMPGYTHMQAAQPITFGYYLSALADAWMRDLDRLLHAMDSADGSPLGSCALAGTSFAIDRSQTSAWLGFSQPLANALDGVASRDFALELSAALSIMMVTCSRLVQDFYIWSTPEFGLLTFPDRVASTSSIMPQKKNPAVLEYLRGKTGHLIGLTGAALSTVKSTHFTHSGDSSRESTRTCWEACEEALRCLALMELVVREAQPKTAHMAAHAAEDFSTVTDLADLLVRDADISFRDAHHIIGAVVRQALEQGLAAHQISSAMIHDAALEQLGRSIMLPEAQLRGCLDPVRNVNARRSGGGPASELVAARLAEQDQALQTRRLSLEHTVQRVARAQKQLRQGMDELLAQTH
- the ubiG gene encoding 3-demethylubiquinone-9 3-O-methyltransferase, with amino-acid sequence MTTAAHSSRPNINVDQAELDKFSALAARWWDPESEFKPLHAINPLRLEWIQATAGSLSGRRVLDVGCGGGILSEAMAQAGADVTGIDLAEKSLKIARLHGLESGVKVQYRAVPVEELATEQPAQYDVVTCMEMLEHVPDPASVVRACAALVKPGGWVFFSTLNRNPKSFLFAIVGAEYLLRLLPRGTHSYEHFIKPSELATSARQAGLTPSGMRGMEYNPITQIYSLSADTSVNYLMATRK
- a CDS encoding phosphoglycolate phosphatase, bacterial, which translates into the protein MSALILFDFDGTLADTAPDLAAAANRQRTRRGLQPLPYDVLRPVASQGARGLLRVALDLKPGDDDYEATRLQFIADYTEGSTEQSRLFPGIADLLGHIRAQGLAWGIVTNKVTHLTLPIVEHLGLMRDSAVLVCGDTTAHAKPHPLPLLHAAEQAGFPTHRCVYVGDDLRDIQSAHAAGMPAIAAAYGYVDAAEDIALWQAEARVDSPFALWDAIRPLLPRDPA
- a CDS encoding ompA family protein yields the protein MNKPSKFALALAFAAVTASGVASAQTVDNWRNPFGNVWKNGTNELCWRDAFWTPATGIPGCDGVPVAQKEKPAPMAAKVVFNADTFFDFDKSVLKPEGRQLLDQVAQQAKAIDLETIIAVGHTDSIGTEAYNLKLSDRRAASVKAYLVSKGIDPNRIYTEGKGEAQPIATNKTAEGRARNRRVEIEIVGSRRK